A single region of the Streptococcus sanguinis genome encodes:
- a CDS encoding DUF1648 domain-containing protein, giving the protein MKKNSLQELGWALGVMLLPVLYSIWVYQTLPENLAIHFDLSGKGNAFLPKFLVVSAFPIVMMLLEVMIYWITIAKDILNRTFKHLIRWIFPFTFVSLYLATIYRGLNEEFDIRKTAAMVVALVFIIVGNYLPKKVQADREPMNRKWAYLFVLLGFIAFIVSIFYL; this is encoded by the coding sequence ATGAAAAAAAATAGTTTACAAGAATTAGGTTGGGCGCTTGGCGTCATGCTCTTGCCAGTTTTATATTCCATCTGGGTCTATCAAACATTACCAGAAAACTTGGCTATTCACTTTGACTTATCTGGAAAAGGAAATGCTTTTTTACCTAAGTTTTTAGTAGTTTCGGCTTTTCCAATTGTCATGATGCTGCTAGAAGTTATGATTTACTGGATAACCATTGCCAAAGATATCTTAAATAGAACCTTTAAGCACCTTATTCGCTGGATATTTCCTTTTACCTTTGTTTCGCTGTATCTAGCTACCATTTATCGGGGGTTAAATGAGGAATTTGATATCCGTAAAACAGCAGCAATGGTGGTTGCTTTGGTTTTCATAATTGTAGGCAATTACTTGCCCAAAAAAGTACAGGCTGACAGAGAGCCCATGAATAGAAAATGGGCATACCTCTTTGTTTTGTTAGGATTTATTGCTTTTATAGTCAGCATTTTCTATTTGTAA
- a CDS encoding autorepressor SdpR family transcription factor, which translates to MGISQTLKALADPVRRGILEMLKHGPKSAGEIAQAFELTPATVSYHLSQLKKAGLLIEEKQKNYIYYSLDVTVFEEILAWFQSLGGGNENEKK; encoded by the coding sequence ATGGGGATCAGTCAAACGCTTAAAGCTCTAGCTGACCCAGTTCGAAGAGGGATTCTGGAAATGCTCAAGCATGGTCCGAAGTCTGCTGGGGAGATTGCTCAAGCTTTTGAGCTGACCCCTGCGACGGTATCCTACCACCTCTCTCAGCTAAAGAAAGCTGGTCTGCTCATAGAAGAAAAGCAGAAGAACTATATTTATTACAGCTTAGATGTCACTGTTTTTGAAGAAATTCTTGCCTGGTTTCAATCTCTTGGAGGAGGAAACGAAAATGAAAAAAAATAG
- a CDS encoding YhfC family glutamic-type intramembrane protease → MISIHILIAMLLILGAVLVPLVYFKKTKHISLLVFLLGGVGFYLSSQVLENILHRIVLQPQADGTIALRTENPWLYVLYAIAAAAIFEETARWVIFYWLQKKRPLTFRDGIAYGLGHGAIEALFVGIVSLLNFWVIAQVVTQGNAQTLAQIPQAVIDNVRSMSAGSIYLLALERILAILIQILLTFWVWKAVKEKAPVYFLAALGLHALIDLAPALAQVGVLPPLAVEALLLVEVVALVFLTKKILKVYLKERSNHGDQSNA, encoded by the coding sequence ATGATTTCCATTCATATCTTGATTGCTATGCTGCTTATTTTAGGAGCAGTCCTTGTTCCTTTGGTTTATTTTAAAAAGACCAAGCACATTTCTCTATTAGTCTTCCTTTTAGGGGGAGTTGGCTTTTATCTGTCTAGTCAGGTTCTGGAAAATATCTTGCACCGTATCGTCTTACAACCTCAGGCTGATGGGACTATCGCTTTGCGGACGGAAAATCCTTGGCTATACGTTCTTTATGCTATTGCTGCGGCAGCTATTTTTGAAGAAACAGCCCGCTGGGTCATCTTTTACTGGCTGCAGAAGAAGCGCCCACTGACCTTTAGGGATGGTATAGCCTATGGCTTGGGGCATGGTGCTATTGAGGCTCTGTTTGTTGGTATTGTCAGTCTCTTAAACTTTTGGGTTATAGCTCAAGTAGTGACTCAGGGGAATGCTCAGACGCTGGCTCAAATTCCTCAAGCAGTTATTGACAATGTCCGCTCTATGAGCGCTGGCAGCATCTATCTTTTGGCTCTTGAGCGGATCTTGGCTATTCTCATCCAAATCTTGCTGACTTTCTGGGTTTGGAAGGCGGTCAAGGAGAAGGCTCCAGTGTATTTTTTAGCCGCTCTAGGACTTCATGCCCTGATTGACTTAGCGCCTGCTCTGGCTCAGGTAGGTGTTCTTCCGCCGCTTGCAGTTGAAGCTTTGCTCTTGGTAGAAGTAGTGGCACTAGTCTTTCTGACCAAGAAAATCTTGAAAGTTTACCTGAAAGAAAGGTCTAATCATGGGGATCAGTCAAACGCTTAA
- a CDS encoding serine hydrolase: MSKKIVTIIVAVLSCLCLLGFIFLFITQRNKAIEKKAQEAAQLAKSGEQEQEEEKVKPDSKPVEEKPKPVEKSLEEKQKVMEADGPTMDALGLRFDYANLDLTQVIQAYMTEMGIEPSQVAFSYKDLTTGKTFAMNDTQPMTAGSTYKLPLNMLVVDEVAAGKLSMDERFDITNTNYEYRGEHDNYVGAFNGAMRISDMQEYSLVYSENTPAYALAERLGGMEKAYDMFSRYGQSKADIKTISRENNKTTTDYYIQVLEYLSKNQEKYKDILYYIGESFPGEYYKRYLRDITIYQKPGYVREALNVDALVMEEKPYIIALYTAYLGGSTEASDEISGVGIEQVGQLAYVINEWHRVNMN, from the coding sequence TTGAGTAAAAAAATTGTAACGATTATCGTAGCTGTCCTTTCTTGTCTTTGTCTGCTGGGCTTCATCTTCCTTTTTATAACCCAACGAAATAAGGCTATTGAAAAGAAAGCACAAGAGGCTGCCCAACTTGCAAAGTCTGGCGAGCAAGAACAGGAAGAAGAGAAAGTCAAGCCTGATTCCAAACCAGTTGAAGAAAAGCCGAAGCCTGTTGAGAAAAGTCTAGAGGAAAAGCAGAAGGTCATGGAGGCGGATGGGCCGACTATGGATGCCTTGGGGCTGCGATTTGACTATGCAAATTTGGATTTGACTCAGGTCATTCAGGCTTATATGACCGAAATGGGAATTGAACCCTCCCAGGTTGCATTTTCATATAAGGATTTGACGACTGGCAAGACCTTTGCCATGAATGATACCCAGCCTATGACTGCGGGATCGACCTACAAGCTCCCTCTCAATATGCTGGTAGTAGATGAGGTTGCTGCCGGCAAACTTTCTATGGACGAGCGGTTTGATATTACCAATACAAACTATGAATATAGGGGCGAGCATGATAACTATGTTGGTGCTTTCAATGGTGCTATGAGAATATCAGACATGCAGGAATATTCCTTGGTTTATTCTGAAAATACTCCAGCCTACGCTTTAGCAGAGCGTCTAGGCGGCATGGAAAAGGCCTATGATATGTTTAGTCGCTACGGTCAGTCCAAGGCTGATATTAAGACGATCAGCCGTGAGAATAATAAGACCACGACGGACTACTATATTCAGGTCCTTGAGTATTTGTCTAAAAATCAGGAAAAGTACAAGGATATCCTTTATTATATAGGCGAATCCTTCCCAGGTGAATACTATAAGCGCTATCTACGTGACATTACCATCTATCAAAAGCCTGGATATGTTCGTGAGGCGCTCAATGTGGATGCATTAGTTATGGAAGAGAAGCCCTATATTATAGCTCTCTATACGGCTTATTTAGGTGGTAGCACCGAGGCCAGTGATGAGATCAGTGGTGTCGGAATTGAGCAAGTTGGTCAGTTAGCCTACGTCATCAATGAATGGCATCGGGTTAATATGAACTAA
- the sodA gene encoding superoxide dismutase SodA, with the protein MAIILPDLPYAYDALEPYIDEETMHLHHDKHHNTYVTNVNAALEKHPEIGEDLEKLLADVESIPADIRQAVINNGGGHLNHALFWELMTPAETSPSAELAADIEATFGSFEDFKASFTAAATTRFGSGWAWLVVNKEGKLEVTSTANQDTPISEGKTPILGLDVWEHAYYVKYRNLRPNYIQAFFSVINWKKVDQLYAAAK; encoded by the coding sequence ATGGCAATTATCTTACCTGATCTTCCTTACGCTTACGATGCGTTAGAGCCTTACATTGATGAAGAAACAATGCACTTGCATCATGACAAGCACCACAATACCTATGTAACGAATGTTAATGCTGCGCTTGAAAAACATCCTGAAATTGGTGAAGACTTGGAAAAATTATTGGCTGATGTGGAGTCTATCCCAGCTGATATCCGTCAAGCAGTCATCAACAACGGTGGTGGTCATCTTAACCACGCTCTTTTCTGGGAATTGATGACACCAGCAGAAACATCACCATCTGCAGAGTTGGCAGCGGATATCGAAGCTACTTTTGGATCATTTGAAGACTTTAAAGCATCTTTCACTGCAGCGGCTACAACTCGTTTTGGTTCTGGCTGGGCTTGGTTGGTTGTCAACAAAGAAGGCAAGTTGGAAGTAACTTCAACAGCAAATCAGGATACTCCTATTTCAGAAGGTAAAACTCCAATCTTGGGACTGGATGTTTGGGAACATGCTTACTATGTGAAATACCGCAATCTTCGTCCGAACTACATTCAAGCTTTCTTCTCAGTTATTAACTGGAAAAAGGTTGACCAACTTTACGCTGCTGCGAAATAA
- the holA gene encoding DNA polymerase III subunit delta translates to MLAIEEIKKITPSNLPALTILAGDDLGQFELLKEQFLRQIQFQPGDLNTAIFDMKEANYQDVELDLVSLPFFADEKIVILDHFADLTTAKKRYLTDEELKSFENYLENPADTTRLVIFAEGKLDSKRRLVKLLKRDGKIFEAAELKEADLQAYFSKEAQAEGLQFAPTAFDQLLLKSGFQFSEVSKNLAFLKGYKESGQIGLEDIAEAIPKTLQDNIFDLTQLILQQKIDEARSLVRDLTLQGEDEIKLIAIMLGQFRIFTQVKVLAENGRAESQIVSDLSDYLGRKINPYQVKFALKDARSLSLAFLKKTMACLIETDFQIKSGLYDKDYLFDLALLKIATGELQAK, encoded by the coding sequence GTGTTAGCTATTGAGGAAATTAAAAAAATCACGCCAAGCAACCTTCCTGCTTTGACCATTTTGGCTGGAGATGACTTGGGTCAGTTTGAGTTGTTGAAGGAGCAGTTTCTCCGCCAGATTCAGTTTCAACCGGGCGATTTGAACACTGCTATTTTTGATATGAAAGAAGCAAACTATCAGGATGTGGAGTTGGACTTGGTCAGTCTGCCTTTTTTTGCGGATGAAAAAATCGTAATTTTGGACCATTTTGCTGATTTGACAACAGCCAAGAAGCGCTATCTGACTGATGAAGAACTCAAATCTTTTGAAAATTATCTGGAAAATCCAGCGGATACAACTCGTCTGGTTATCTTTGCAGAAGGCAAATTGGATAGCAAGCGCCGTCTGGTCAAACTGCTGAAACGGGACGGGAAAATTTTTGAGGCTGCAGAACTCAAGGAAGCAGATCTACAGGCTTATTTCAGCAAGGAAGCGCAGGCAGAAGGATTACAATTTGCTCCGACAGCTTTCGATCAGTTGCTGCTGAAATCAGGTTTTCAGTTCAGTGAAGTTAGTAAAAATTTAGCCTTTCTGAAAGGTTATAAAGAGTCCGGTCAGATTGGTTTAGAAGACATTGCCGAGGCCATTCCCAAGACTCTTCAGGACAATATTTTTGACCTGACCCAGCTTATTTTGCAGCAGAAGATTGATGAGGCCAGAAGCTTGGTCCGAGATTTGACTCTTCAAGGTGAGGATGAAATCAAGCTTATTGCCATTATGCTGGGGCAGTTTCGTATCTTTACGCAGGTTAAGGTTTTAGCGGAAAATGGCAGAGCTGAGAGTCAGATTGTGTCTGATTTGTCCGACTATCTAGGCCGCAAGATCAATCCTTATCAAGTCAAGTTTGCCTTAAAGGATGCTCGCTCACTGAGTTTAGCCTTTCTTAAAAAGACTATGGCCTGTTTGATTGAAACGGATTTTCAGATTAAGTCGGGGCTGTATGATAAAGATTACCTGTTTGATTTGGCTCTGCTCAAGATTGCGACGGGTGAGCTACAAGCAAAATAG
- a CDS encoding DUF805 domain-containing protein, whose protein sequence is MFAAYKKFWTHYADFSGRSSRSDYWWVVLCHVIVTAPLFIIFWASAFGSILSAAVQDSTYGYESDPSAILAGAGFAVIFIFILILYALATFVPNLAIIVRRLRDAGYHWAFLFLYVGPFLLSFIPVLNIIAGIVSLPCSIALIVLLCQGSKPEMVGNSYGQQNFQGQQFGQQPYNQGLNYEKQPQQGGFQSQPFGQQPQQGGFQGQQFGQSQQPVQNQQFGQQSQQGGFQGQQFGQQPQQPVQNQSFGQQPQQPVQNQPFGQQPQQGGFQDQQFGQQPQQPVSDQSQAVEQAEPVQNPFTAETPEQSTPQDFGTQAPVEDNPFVSPIQEEQASTPVENSVDDATENQE, encoded by the coding sequence ATGTTTGCTGCATATAAAAAATTCTGGACACATTATGCTGATTTTTCAGGTCGTTCAAGTCGATCAGACTATTGGTGGGTAGTTTTGTGTCATGTTATTGTTACTGCACCGCTATTTATCATTTTTTGGGCATCTGCTTTTGGAAGTATTCTTTCAGCAGCAGTTCAAGACTCAACTTATGGATATGAATCAGATCCATCAGCAATCTTGGCTGGAGCAGGATTCGCTGTAATCTTTATTTTCATCTTAATTCTCTATGCTCTGGCAACTTTTGTACCTAATTTAGCTATCATTGTCCGTCGTTTACGTGATGCTGGTTATCATTGGGCATTTCTTTTCTTGTATGTTGGTCCTTTTTTACTATCATTTATTCCAGTTCTAAATATTATTGCAGGAATAGTATCTCTTCCATGTAGTATTGCTTTGATTGTTTTGCTTTGTCAAGGATCTAAGCCTGAAATGGTTGGAAATTCATATGGTCAGCAAAACTTCCAAGGCCAACAGTTTGGCCAACAGCCATACAATCAAGGTTTGAACTATGAAAAACAACCGCAACAAGGTGGTTTCCAAAGTCAACCATTTGGTCAACAGCCACAGCAAGGCGGTTTCCAAGGCCAACAGTTTGGTCAGTCACAACAACCTGTTCAAAATCAACAGTTTGGCCAACAGTCACAGCAAGGTGGTTTCCAAGGACAACAATTTGGTCAACAACCACAGCAACCAGTCCAAAACCAATCATTTGGTCAACAACCACAACAACCTGTTCAAAATCAACCATTTGGCCAACAGCCTCAACAAGGTGGTTTCCAAGATCAGCAGTTTGGTCAACAGCCACAACAACCTGTTTCTGATCAAAGTCAGGCAGTGGAGCAAGCAGAACCAGTTCAAAATCCATTTACTGCTGAAACACCTGAGCAGTCAACACCTCAAGATTTTGGAACTCAGGCACCTGTTGAGGATAATCCTTTTGTTTCACCAATTCAAGAGGAGCAAGCTTCTACACCAGTTGAAAACAGTGTAGATGATGCAACTGAAAACCAAGAATAA